One stretch of Myxocyprinus asiaticus isolate MX2 ecotype Aquarium Trade chromosome 23, UBuf_Myxa_2, whole genome shotgun sequence DNA includes these proteins:
- the LOC127413540 gene encoding runt-related transcription factor 3-like isoform X5 produces MASNSIFDTFSSYSSSLLRDPTTSRRFTPPSASFPCAKVSESPSMSAPGPLRTGRQLETRSVVDVLADHAGELVRTDSPNFLCSVLPSHWRCNKTLPVAFKVVALGDVPDGTLVTVMAGNDENYSAELRNASAVMKNQVARFNDLRFVGRSGRGKSFTLTITVFTGPPQVATYHRAIKVTVDGPREPRRHRVKPDDPHKQFSDRLSDIERFQRASLRMNPGNGTARSHQSHYSPSSASQISGLWPDQIETPALKTCKLEDDLRWTSKRPYRHTTHTAVLRYRSVPAENIVPISLSINGFPFL; encoded by the exons ACCCGACCACGAGCAGACGGTTCACGCCGCCCTCCGCCTCTTTCCCGTGCGCCAAAGTGAGCGAGAGCCCGAGTATGAGCGCACCGGGTCCGCTGAGAACCGGACGGCAATTGGAGACCCGCTCCGTGGTGGACGTGCTGGCGGATCACGCCGGAGAGCTGGTGCGCACGGACAGCCCGAACTTTCTTTGCTCGGTCCTGCCGTCACACTGGAGGTGCAACAAAACTCTGCCCGTGGCTTTCAAG GTTGTGGCTCTGGGTGATGTTCCTGACGGGACTCTGGTGACGGTGATGGCGGGAAATGATGAGAATTATTCCGCGGAACTGAGAAACGCGTCTGCCGTCATGAAGAACCAGGTGGCGCGATTCAACGACCTGCGCTTCGTTGGCAGGAGCGGCAgag GAAAGAGCTTTACCCTGACCATCACTGTATTTACTGGACCACCCCAGGTCGCCACATACCACCGCGCTATTAAAGTCACCGTAGATGGACCCCGGGAGCCAAGGC gtcaCCGTGTGAAGCCAGATGACCCTCACAAGCAGTTCTCCGATCGTCTAAGCGATATTGAGCGTTTCCAAAGGGCCAGTCTGAGGATGAACCCTGGCAACGGGACCGCACGCTCCCACCAATCACATTACAGCCCCTCCAGCGCCTCACAGATatcag gatTATGGCCAGATCAGATTGAAACTCCTGCATTGAAGACATGCAAATTGGAAGATGACTTACGCTGGACAAGTAAGAGACCTtacagacacacaacacacactgctgTCCTCAG GTACAGATCTGTTCCAGCAGAGAACATCGTTCCCATCTCTCTCTCCATTAACGGCTTCCCGTTTCTCTGA